One genomic region from Quercus robur chromosome 4, dhQueRobu3.1, whole genome shotgun sequence encodes:
- the LOC126723148 gene encoding aspartic proteinase CDR1-like, whose product MASHHHSLLSLAASATTFSVILLCCFTLIEALNGGFSVDLIYRDSPDSPFYNASETHSQRVAKALRRSINRVNHFKPSSSVSPNLAQTDIISNSGEYLMKYSVGTPPVAILGVADTGSDLIWLQCKPCTECYNQAAPFFDPKMSTTYKSVSCTSSQCESLRKTSCSNDGTSCQYSVSYGDQSFSNGDLAVDTFTLGSTTSDNPVSLPKTIIGCGHDNNGHFDAKGSGIVGLGGGTVSLVSQLSSSIRGKFSYCLVPLTSRDKKSSKLKFGSDAVVSGPGTVSTPLVPKSPDTFYFLTLEAMSVGSKRLELSGSSGSGDLEGNIIIDSGTTVTTLPTEFYSEFESAVAEEIDLERGDDPSQFLSLCYKPTSDSIEIPSITAHFTGADVKLNPDTTFVQINEELLCLAFRANQDVTIFGNLAQSNLLVGYDLVKKTVSFKPTDCTKL is encoded by the coding sequence atggcatctcatcatcactcacttctttctttggctGCATCGGCAACTACGTTCTCCGTTATCTTGCTTTGTTGCTTCACTCTCATTGAGGCTCTCAATGGAGGCTTTAGCGTGGATCTCATCTATCGCGACTCTCCGGACTCTCCCTTCTATAACGCTTCTGAAACTCATTCGCAGCGCGTAGCCAAGGCCTTGCGGCGTTCCATTAACCGTGTCAATCATTTTAAGCCAAGTTCTTCAGTCTCTCCCAATTTAGCCCAAACAGATATAATCTCAAATAGTGGCGAATACCTCATGAAATACTCAGTTGGTACGCCACCAGTGGCAATACTAGGCGTTGCTGATACTGGTAGTGATTTGATATGGCTACAGTGTAAACCTTGCACTGAGTGCTATAATCAAGCAGCTCCATTTTTTGATCCTAAGATGTCCACAACCTACAAAAGCGTTTCTTGCACTTCATCACAATGTGAGTCTCTAAGGAAAACATCATGCTCCAACGATGGAACAAGTTGTCAATATTCCGTCTCTTATGGAGATCAGTCATTCTCAAACGGAGACCTTGCTGTAGACACTTTCACTCTGGGATCAACTACAAGCGATAATCCTGTGTCTCTCCCTAAAACTATCATAGGGTGTGGACATGATAATAATGGTCACTTTGACGCCAAAGGTTCTGGCATTGTTGGCCTCGGAGGCGGCACGGTTTCCCTTGTTTCCCAATTGAGTTCTTCTATTAGAGGCAAGTTCTCCTATTGCTTGGTGCCATTAACTTCAAGAGACAAAAAATCAAGCAAATTGAAATTTGGTAGTGACGCCGTGGTTTCGGGTCCTGGAACCGTGTCTACTCCCTTAGTCCCCAAAAGTCCAGACACCTTCTATTTCCTAACACTCGAAGCAATGAGTGTTGGCAGCAAAAGATTAGAGTTGAGCGGTTCTTCTGGCTCCGGAGACTTAGAGGGCAATATTATCATTGATTCAGGCACAACAGTGACAACGTTGCCAACAGAATTCTACTCCGAATTTGAATCAGCAGTAGCAGAAGAAATTGATTTAGAGCGCGGTGATGACCCGAGTCAGTTTCTAAGTCTTTGCTACAAGCCCACATCAGATTCTATAGAAATTCCTAGTATCACAGCTCATTTCACCGGTGCAGATGTGAAGTTAAATCCAGACACCACCTTCGTTCAAATAAATGAGGAACTTTTGTGCTTGGCTTTCCGTGCTAATCAAGATGTTACTATCTTCGGTAACTTGGCCCAGTCCAATTTGTTAGTAGGCTATGACCTTGTGAAGAAAACTGTATCTTTCAAGCCAACGGACTGCACCAAGCTCTAA